One Sodalinema gerasimenkoae IPPAS B-353 DNA segment encodes these proteins:
- a CDS encoding XisH family protein has protein sequence MPARDIYHEQVKTALIREGWTITDDPYVLSFGRSNLFVDLGASKLVSAEKGNQKIAVEVKSFIGKSKINDLENALGQYTLYYDILKRTEPERQLYLAITDDAFDDVFKEPIGEVLLENKRLNLIVVDRRTGEIRQWIA, from the coding sequence ATGCCAGCCAGAGATATCTATCATGAACAGGTCAAAACCGCATTGATTCGGGAGGGTTGGACAATTACCGATGACCCCTATGTATTAAGTTTTGGACGTAGCAACTTATTTGTTGATTTAGGGGCTTCTAAATTAGTCTCCGCCGAAAAAGGAAATCAGAAGATTGCCGTAGAAGTCAAAAGTTTTATCGGAAAATCGAAAATCAATGACCTAGAAAATGCCCTAGGTCAATATACATTGTATTATGATATCCTAAAAAGGACTGAGCCAGAACGTCAGTTGTATTTAGCGATTACAGACGATGCGTTTGATGATGTTTTTAAAGAACCCATTGGCGAGGTTTTACTAGAAAATAAACGTCTAAATTTGATTGTCGTTGACCGACGAACAGGAGAGATTCGTCAATGGATAGCCTAG
- a CDS encoding efflux RND transporter periplasmic adaptor subunit — MKPLSYDIDHNQRANPNSSVPPTPEESAPAVPDEEFPSESEPPAPRGINWKSILIGLGLGIVLAGIGGRLFSESSPDTPIADTEETERNPSQTVTAITVGEQAVNRTLNASGSVNAYDLLPILPRATGLQILEVRVREGDIVAPGEVLAVLDDSVLQSQLSGALSQIDSARSSVSAAEADISQATSSRRQAEADLERARTGIRQAESRVAQAEASLTRNRARVTQAEASLEQSEREYQRYQQLANQGAISQQEVELRERDVRTAREDVNQAIEDVRVAEAELESARADVLNAEANVTSAQATLDSTLAGIEAAQAGVANAQAGVQNQDAVVQELETRLNQTLVVAPQGGIVAERQARVGDVSGNNPLFTLIAQGQLELQLQVPETQLPLIRPGAPVRVRSDADSRIDVRGRVREILPTINPETRQATVVVDLPSDDSLRPGMFLEGEIVTETLDSLTIPSAAVLPQADGSAQVFRLNPDDTVTATRIELGEVVDAEDESEESQVEVLSGLNAGDRIIVSGAGFLSDGDLVRVVD, encoded by the coding sequence GTGAAACCCTTGAGTTACGACATCGACCACAACCAACGCGCAAATCCCAACTCCAGCGTTCCGCCAACGCCGGAGGAGTCCGCCCCTGCCGTTCCCGATGAGGAATTTCCCTCAGAATCCGAGCCTCCCGCCCCCAGAGGCATCAACTGGAAATCCATCCTCATCGGATTGGGCCTAGGCATTGTCTTAGCGGGAATTGGGGGACGACTCTTTAGCGAATCCTCCCCGGACACTCCCATCGCCGATACGGAGGAAACCGAGCGTAATCCCAGTCAAACGGTCACAGCCATTACCGTCGGGGAACAAGCGGTCAATCGCACCCTCAACGCCAGTGGCAGCGTCAACGCCTATGACTTACTCCCCATCCTGCCCCGCGCCACAGGCCTACAAATCCTCGAAGTCCGAGTCCGTGAAGGGGATATCGTCGCCCCAGGAGAAGTCCTCGCAGTCCTCGACGACTCAGTGCTTCAGTCGCAACTGTCGGGGGCCTTATCGCAAATTGACTCAGCCCGCTCCTCAGTGAGTGCCGCCGAAGCGGATATCTCCCAAGCCACATCCAGTCGCCGCCAAGCCGAAGCTGACCTAGAACGCGCCCGCACCGGGATTCGCCAAGCGGAAAGCCGAGTCGCTCAAGCCGAAGCCAGTCTCACCCGCAATCGCGCCCGAGTTACCCAAGCCGAGGCAAGTTTAGAACAGTCAGAACGGGAGTATCAACGTTACCAGCAATTGGCCAACCAGGGGGCCATTAGTCAACAGGAAGTGGAACTACGAGAACGGGATGTACGCACCGCTCGTGAAGATGTTAACCAAGCCATAGAAGACGTCCGAGTCGCCGAGGCTGAATTAGAAAGCGCCCGCGCCGATGTCCTCAACGCCGAAGCCAATGTAACCAGCGCCCAAGCGACCTTAGACAGCACCCTAGCCGGCATAGAAGCGGCTCAAGCCGGGGTCGCCAATGCTCAAGCGGGGGTACAGAATCAAGATGCCGTGGTGCAGGAATTGGAAACTCGCCTCAATCAGACCTTAGTGGTTGCCCCTCAGGGGGGAATTGTTGCCGAACGTCAGGCGCGAGTCGGAGACGTGAGTGGCAACAATCCTCTGTTTACTCTGATTGCTCAAGGACAGTTGGAGTTACAGTTACAGGTTCCCGAAACCCAGTTACCCCTAATTCGTCCTGGCGCTCCGGTCCGAGTTCGCTCCGATGCCGACTCTCGCATCGATGTTCGCGGACGAGTCCGAGAAATTCTGCCTACCATAAATCCCGAAACTCGTCAAGCGACCGTCGTCGTAGATTTACCCAGTGACGACAGTTTACGCCCGGGGATGTTCCTAGAGGGAGAAATTGTCACCGAAACCCTGGATAGCTTAACCATTCCCTCGGCGGCGGTTCTGCCCCAAGCCGACGGTAGCGCCCAAGTCTTCCGCCTCAACCCCGACGATACCGTCACCGCCACCCGCATTGAGTTAGGGGAGGTCGTGGATGCTGAAGATGAGTCAGAGGAGTCCCAAGTGGAAGTTCTCAGTGGCTTAAATGCGGGCGATCGCATCATCGTCTCAGGGGCCGGATTCCTCAGCGACGGCGATCTCGTCCGAGTCGTCGACTAA
- a CDS encoding glycosyltransferase family 4 protein — protein MGKIAFDASSFHWSRSDGLNRYVGELLNDYRDGDRFCFYTSDSSLVRADSPQFQILPHSTLYRNDFKNNLRRLVWHQIGLPFSILKQKQRLFYSPVFEGMLVPVCPQIITIHDILPIRFPDVYPRIKYYFKFILPQLIRASDAIITTSNYTKKEILDHYNCHNTPIHVVYQGYREDIFNLNSDDLENPLHRSETPFILCVGETRPYKNLRRLIEAFSRANCPNLELRIVGNLNKCDRPLLDYPQELGCHERVKFLGFVPDDALPDLYRRAIAFAFPSLYEGFGIPPLEAMACGCPVLASNQTAIPEVCGEAAFYVNPYDIDDIAQGIVQLVNNPQLRQQLRQRGQQQVQSFRYRQMGDRILDILDHYLTPNRANGTD, from the coding sequence ATGGGAAAGATTGCCTTTGATGCCAGTAGTTTTCATTGGAGTCGTTCTGATGGCTTAAATCGCTATGTGGGGGAGTTGCTGAACGACTACCGCGACGGCGATCGCTTCTGTTTTTATACGTCCGATTCAAGCCTAGTCCGTGCTGACTCTCCCCAGTTTCAAATCCTCCCTCACTCCACCCTCTATCGCAATGATTTCAAAAACAATCTAAGGCGCTTGGTTTGGCATCAAATTGGTTTGCCATTTTCAATTCTAAAGCAAAAACAACGATTATTCTATTCTCCTGTATTTGAAGGAATGTTAGTTCCTGTCTGTCCACAAATTATCACCATTCATGATATTTTGCCGATTCGCTTTCCTGACGTGTATCCCCGCATTAAATACTATTTCAAGTTTATTCTACCCCAACTTATTCGCGCCTCTGATGCCATTATTACCACCTCAAATTACACCAAAAAAGAGATTTTAGACCATTACAATTGCCACAACACCCCGATTCATGTCGTCTATCAAGGCTATCGAGAGGATATCTTTAATCTCAATTCTGATGATTTAGAAAATCCCCTTCATCGTTCCGAAACTCCCTTTATTTTATGTGTGGGAGAAACGCGCCCCTATAAAAACCTCCGTCGCCTCATTGAAGCCTTTAGCCGAGCCAATTGTCCCAATCTAGAATTGCGAATTGTGGGCAACCTCAATAAATGCGATCGCCCCTTGTTAGACTATCCCCAAGAACTCGGCTGTCACGAACGAGTCAAGTTTCTAGGATTTGTCCCCGATGACGCCTTACCCGACTTATATCGCCGGGCGATCGCCTTCGCCTTTCCCTCTCTCTACGAGGGATTCGGGATTCCGCCCCTCGAAGCCATGGCTTGTGGTTGTCCGGTATTGGCTAGCAATCAAACTGCTATTCCTGAAGTCTGCGGCGAGGCGGCGTTCTATGTGAATCCCTATGACATCGACGACATAGCCCAGGGCATTGTCCAACTGGTAAATAATCCCCAATTGCGGCAACAGTTACGACAACGAGGACAGCAACAGGTACAATCATTTCGCTATCGTCAAATGGGCGATCGCATCCTCGACATCCTCGACCATTATCTAACCCCAAATCGAGCCAATGGTACTGATTAA
- the gcvP gene encoding aminomethyl-transferring glycine dehydrogenase — protein sequence MLDLNTTPNPQQPSSGKSRTATPHVSPHGKFDFARRHNGSTPEDMAQMLSALGYESLAQLIADIIPEQIRLKQPLNLPQPLTEAEALRKLRAIAQQNQLYRSFLGLGYHDCITPPVIQRNILENPGWYTAYTPYQAEIAQGRLEALLNFQTLVIDLTGLEIANASLLDEGTAAAEAMSLSWGASKAKCNTYFVAADCHPQTIEVVQTRAEPLGIEVIVGDWQAFDFQTPIFGALLQYPTTKGAVCDYGEFVERAHQHQALVTVAADLLSLTLLRPPGEFGADIAVGSSQRFGVPLGYGGPHAAYFATKETYQRKLPGRLVGVSKDSSGKPALRLALQTREQHIRRDKATSNICTAQVLLAVMASMYAVYHGPAGLRHIAEGIHQRAVMLAEGLKRLKFRVQESPLFDTLTVQVGSAQRILGRAAAQRINLRQVSETEVGISLDETTRDADLLDLWQIFADSLELPFTLDQMRDRVAESGYGIGRSPLARETEYLTQPVFNQYQSETEFLRYVHRLERKDLSLTTSMIPLGSCTMKLNATAEMLPVSWAEFAKIHPFAPKSQTQGYQLLFRQLEGWLAEITGFAGISLQPNAGSQGEYAGLQVIRAYHRDRGEVQRRVCLIPESAHGTNPASAVMCGMQVVAIACDESGNINIEDLRRKAEKHAESLAAIMVTYPSTHGVFEESIIEVCEIVHQFGGQVYLDGANLNAQVGLCRPGDFGADVCHLNLHKTFCIPHGGGGPGMGPIGVAAHLLPFLPGHSLVSPQSQAQPQGIGAISAAPWGSASILPISWMYIAMMGAEGLTQATGLAILHANYLAQRLDKVYPVLYKGKSGRVAHECILDLRPLRKSAGVTVEDVAKRLMDYGFHAPTISWPVAGTMMVEPTESESLAEMDRFCEAMIAIRGEIEAIEWGEVDEGNNLLRNAPHTAESLLSGEWERPYSREQAAYPALWCRESKYWVPVGRIDAAFGDRNLVCSCVGMEAYGDMPVETVESVEVVEETEVVNPRPMELFLGDGGNE from the coding sequence ATGCTGGATTTGAACACCACTCCCAACCCCCAACAGCCCAGTTCCGGTAAATCGAGAACCGCTACCCCCCACGTTTCCCCTCACGGGAAGTTTGATTTTGCCCGGCGTCATAATGGTTCAACGCCCGAAGATATGGCCCAGATGCTGTCAGCGTTAGGCTATGAGAGTTTGGCGCAACTGATTGCAGATATCATTCCTGAGCAAATTCGCCTCAAACAGCCTCTGAATCTGCCCCAACCGCTCACGGAAGCGGAGGCCTTACGGAAATTGCGGGCGATCGCCCAACAAAACCAACTCTACCGCTCCTTCTTGGGACTGGGCTACCATGACTGCATCACGCCCCCGGTGATTCAACGCAATATCCTGGAAAATCCCGGCTGGTACACCGCCTACACCCCTTATCAGGCGGAAATCGCTCAGGGACGCTTGGAAGCTCTCCTCAACTTCCAAACTCTCGTAATTGATTTGACGGGGTTAGAAATTGCGAATGCCTCCCTCCTGGATGAAGGAACCGCCGCCGCAGAGGCGATGAGTTTAAGTTGGGGCGCGTCGAAGGCGAAGTGTAATACCTATTTTGTGGCCGCTGATTGCCATCCTCAGACCATTGAAGTGGTACAAACTCGCGCTGAACCCTTGGGCATTGAGGTCATCGTTGGGGATTGGCAAGCGTTTGACTTCCAAACCCCTATTTTCGGGGCATTATTGCAATATCCCACCACCAAGGGGGCGGTCTGTGACTATGGAGAATTTGTGGAAAGGGCACACCAGCATCAGGCCCTCGTTACAGTGGCGGCGGATTTACTCAGTTTGACGCTGTTAAGGCCGCCGGGGGAGTTTGGGGCGGATATTGCTGTGGGAAGCAGTCAACGGTTCGGGGTTCCCCTGGGCTATGGAGGCCCCCATGCGGCCTATTTTGCGACGAAGGAAACCTATCAGCGCAAGTTACCGGGGCGTTTGGTGGGAGTCTCGAAGGATAGCAGCGGTAAACCGGCCCTGCGGCTGGCGTTGCAAACCCGAGAACAGCATATTCGTCGCGATAAGGCCACCAGTAATATCTGTACGGCTCAGGTGTTGCTGGCGGTGATGGCCTCGATGTATGCGGTCTATCATGGTCCAGCGGGGTTGCGTCACATTGCCGAGGGGATTCACCAGCGAGCGGTGATGTTAGCCGAAGGTCTGAAACGGCTAAAGTTTCGGGTGCAGGAGTCGCCCCTGTTTGATACCCTGACCGTTCAGGTGGGGTCGGCGCAACGCATTCTTGGCCGCGCGGCGGCTCAGCGGATTAATCTACGTCAGGTCAGTGAGACGGAGGTGGGGATTAGTCTGGATGAAACTACCCGAGATGCGGATTTACTGGATTTATGGCAGATTTTTGCCGATTCTCTGGAGTTACCGTTTACTCTCGACCAGATGCGAGACCGGGTGGCGGAGTCGGGGTATGGGATTGGGCGATCGCCCCTAGCGCGAGAGACAGAATATCTAACGCAACCGGTGTTTAATCAATACCAGTCTGAGACAGAGTTTTTGCGCTATGTCCATCGCCTCGAACGGAAGGATTTATCCCTGACGACCTCCATGATTCCCCTCGGGTCTTGTACCATGAAGCTCAACGCCACGGCAGAGATGTTGCCGGTGAGTTGGGCAGAATTTGCTAAGATTCACCCCTTTGCGCCCAAATCCCAAACTCAGGGCTATCAGTTGCTGTTTCGGCAGTTGGAGGGGTGGCTGGCGGAGATTACGGGCTTTGCGGGGATTTCTCTACAACCCAATGCAGGGTCTCAGGGGGAATATGCGGGATTACAGGTGATTCGCGCCTATCATCGCGATCGCGGTGAGGTGCAGCGTCGGGTTTGTTTGATTCCTGAGTCGGCCCATGGGACGAATCCTGCCAGTGCAGTGATGTGTGGGATGCAGGTGGTGGCGATCGCCTGTGATGAGTCAGGAAACATCAATATTGAGGATTTACGGCGCAAAGCTGAGAAACACGCGGAGTCCTTGGCGGCGATTATGGTCACCTATCCCTCGACGCATGGGGTGTTTGAGGAGAGTATTATCGAGGTCTGCGAGATTGTGCATCAGTTTGGCGGCCAGGTGTATCTGGATGGGGCCAATCTCAACGCTCAAGTGGGGTTATGTCGTCCTGGGGATTTTGGGGCGGATGTGTGCCACCTGAATCTGCATAAAACCTTTTGTATCCCCCATGGTGGTGGCGGTCCGGGAATGGGACCGATTGGGGTAGCGGCTCATCTGTTGCCCTTTTTACCGGGTCATTCTCTGGTGTCTCCCCAGTCTCAGGCCCAACCCCAGGGAATTGGCGCGATTTCGGCGGCCCCTTGGGGAAGTGCCAGTATTTTGCCCATTTCCTGGATGTATATTGCCATGATGGGGGCGGAAGGACTCACCCAGGCGACTGGCTTGGCGATTCTCCATGCGAACTATCTGGCCCAGCGACTGGATAAGGTCTATCCGGTGTTATATAAGGGCAAATCGGGACGGGTGGCCCATGAATGTATTTTGGATTTACGACCGTTGCGCAAGTCGGCGGGGGTCACGGTGGAAGATGTAGCGAAGCGGTTGATGGATTATGGCTTCCATGCACCCACTATTTCTTGGCCCGTGGCGGGGACGATGATGGTGGAACCGACGGAGAGTGAGTCGTTGGCGGAGATGGACCGCTTCTGTGAGGCGATGATTGCGATTCGTGGCGAGATTGAGGCCATTGAATGGGGTGAGGTGGATGAGGGGAATAATCTCCTCAGGAATGCCCCCCATACGGCGGAGTCGTTGTTGTCTGGGGAGTGGGAGCGTCCCTATTCTCGGGAACAGGCGGCCTATCCGGCGCTTTGGTGTCGGGAGTCGAAGTATTGGGTTCCAGTGGGACGGATTGATGCGGCGTTTGGCGATCGCAATTTGGTCTGTTCTTGTGTGGGGATGGAGGCTTATGGGGATATGCCGGTGGAAACGGTTGAGTCAGTGGAAGTGGTGGAGGAGACGGAGGTGGTGAATCCGCGTCCGATGGAGTTGTTTTTAGGGGATGGAGGGAACGAATGA
- the glmM gene encoding phosphoglucosamine mutase: MVMSPVVRQASTSLAEISPFAISPLNLPPSKLFGTDGIRGHVGELLNAPLALHVGFWAGQMFKEHHGRGAIALGQDSRNSSSMLAMALSAGLTAAGLEVWDLGLCPTPCVAYLAATSEAIGGVMISASHNPPADNGIKFFGPTGAKLPSDIQQRIEAGIRGQLNLSESNASWGRHYHRPELVGNYLNAVQTPLGMDLQGMRVVLDLAWGAASHVAPQAFAALGAEVICLHDRPDGDRINVNCGSTHLDPLRAAVLSHNACLGFAFDGDADRVLAVDGQGRAIDGDYILYLWGQALRQTGQLPDNLIVSTVMANLGFERAWEAQGGQLLRTSVGDQYVHAEMQRTGSTLGGEQSGHVICSHYGVSGDGLLTALHLAALVKRSGSGLSELVNESFQTYPQVLQNVRVEDRELRLNWQQCDPLQQAIATAETAMGDQGRVLVRASGTEPVIRVMVEAATSELVHHWTDNLVLAVRQHLLS; encoded by the coding sequence ATGGTTATGTCACCTGTGGTTCGCCAAGCCTCAACGTCTTTGGCGGAGATCTCGCCCTTTGCAATCTCTCCCCTGAACCTACCCCCCTCGAAGCTATTTGGAACCGATGGGATTCGCGGTCATGTGGGAGAACTTCTCAACGCCCCCCTGGCCTTGCATGTAGGCTTCTGGGCTGGACAGATGTTTAAAGAACATCATGGACGGGGTGCGATCGCCCTGGGGCAAGATTCCCGCAACTCCAGTAGTATGCTAGCCATGGCCCTGTCAGCGGGACTCACCGCCGCCGGATTAGAGGTTTGGGATCTGGGATTATGTCCCACCCCCTGCGTCGCCTATCTGGCCGCCACCTCCGAGGCCATTGGTGGAGTAATGATTTCCGCTAGCCATAACCCTCCGGCGGATAATGGGATTAAATTCTTCGGGCCAACCGGGGCCAAACTTCCCTCAGACATTCAACAACGCATCGAAGCCGGGATTCGCGGCCAACTCAACCTCAGCGAGAGTAACGCCAGTTGGGGCCGTCATTACCATCGCCCCGAATTAGTCGGAAACTATCTCAACGCCGTTCAAACCCCTCTGGGCATGGACTTACAGGGCATGAGAGTGGTTTTGGATTTAGCCTGGGGGGCCGCCAGTCACGTCGCCCCGCAAGCTTTCGCCGCCTTGGGGGCTGAGGTGATTTGTTTACATGATCGCCCCGACGGCGATCGTATCAACGTCAACTGTGGTTCAACCCATCTCGATCCCCTACGGGCGGCGGTATTAAGCCATAATGCCTGTTTAGGATTTGCCTTTGATGGCGATGCCGATCGCGTCTTAGCGGTTGACGGCCAAGGACGGGCCATTGACGGCGATTATATCCTCTATCTCTGGGGCCAGGCTTTGCGGCAAACGGGACAACTCCCCGATAATCTGATTGTCTCGACGGTGATGGCCAATTTAGGCTTTGAACGGGCCTGGGAAGCCCAAGGAGGCCAACTACTGCGAACCTCCGTTGGCGATCAATATGTTCACGCGGAGATGCAACGAACGGGATCGACTCTCGGCGGCGAACAGTCGGGCCATGTCATTTGTAGTCATTACGGTGTTAGCGGTGATGGCTTGTTGACGGCGTTGCATTTGGCGGCGTTAGTCAAACGCAGTGGAAGCGGTTTATCGGAATTAGTCAACGAGAGTTTCCAAACCTATCCCCAGGTGTTGCAGAATGTGCGCGTCGAGGATCGGGAGTTGCGGTTAAACTGGCAACAGTGTGATCCGCTTCAGCAGGCGATCGCCACCGCTGAGACGGCTATGGGAGATCAAGGCCGTGTCTTGGTTCGGGCCTCGGGAACGGAACCCGTGATTCGCGTCATGGTGGAAGCCGCCACCTCTGAGTTAGTCCATCATTGGACTGATAATCTGGTGTTAGCGGTTCGTCAACATCTTTTGAGTTAA
- a CDS encoding glycosyltransferase family 4 protein: MVLINLAFLMENPTGISTYALNLIPQLRSLDPILLTPQPKLGFRHHPIPRGLTPEQGLIGHLKRLLWTQFALPRLYRDLDGDLLFSPLPEAPLGWTGPYVVTVYDAIPLRFPKPASPMTLYHRLYVPQVLHQAQHLLCISQSTADDAMAFYGVPAAKITVTPLAYDRYHYRHLNLPRRNYFLYLGRHDPYKNLQRAIAAFAQLPPSLDCEFWIGGSFDRRYTPNLQQQVQELQLGDRVKFLDYVNPDDLPILLNQALALVFPSLWEGFGLPILEAMACGCPVIASNVASIPEVAADAALLVDPYDLQQLSDAMLVLVKEDDVRSHLQQRGCDRVRHFSWEKTGQLSCGILHQLSCSGNP, from the coding sequence ATGGTACTGATTAACCTTGCCTTTTTAATGGAGAACCCCACCGGAATCAGTACCTACGCCCTGAATCTGATTCCTCAATTGCGATCACTCGATCCCATCCTCCTCACCCCTCAACCAAAACTGGGATTTCGCCATCATCCCATCCCCAGGGGACTCACCCCGGAACAAGGCTTAATCGGGCATCTCAAACGTCTCCTCTGGACCCAATTCGCCCTACCGCGACTCTATCGAGACTTAGACGGCGATCTTCTCTTCTCACCCCTTCCCGAAGCCCCCCTAGGCTGGACTGGCCCCTATGTGGTCACCGTCTATGATGCCATCCCCCTGCGTTTTCCCAAACCGGCATCCCCCATGACCCTCTATCATCGCCTCTACGTTCCCCAAGTCCTACACCAGGCCCAACATCTCCTCTGTATCTCCCAATCCACCGCCGACGATGCCATGGCCTTTTACGGTGTTCCCGCCGCCAAAATCACCGTCACCCCCCTCGCCTACGATCGCTATCACTATCGCCACCTCAACCTTCCCCGCCGCAATTACTTCCTCTATTTGGGACGACATGATCCCTATAAAAACCTGCAACGGGCCATCGCCGCCTTCGCCCAACTTCCCCCATCCCTCGACTGTGAATTTTGGATTGGCGGGTCCTTCGACCGCCGTTACACCCCCAACCTACAGCAACAGGTGCAAGAGTTGCAGTTGGGCGATCGCGTCAAATTCCTCGATTACGTCAACCCAGACGACTTACCCATTCTCCTCAACCAAGCCTTGGCCTTAGTCTTTCCCTCCCTCTGGGAAGGTTTCGGCTTACCCATTCTAGAAGCCATGGCCTGCGGCTGTCCCGTCATTGCCTCAAACGTCGCCTCCATCCCCGAAGTCGCCGCAGATGCAGCCCTACTCGTCGATCCTTACGATTTACAACAGTTGTCGGATGCCATGCTGGTTTTAGTGAAAGAAGATGATGTGCGATCGCACCTTCAACAACGGGGCTGCGATCGCGTTCGCCACTTTAGCTGGGAGAAAACCGGACAACTCAGTTGCGGTATTCTGCATCAACTGTCTTGTTCTGGCAACCCCTAA
- the murD gene encoding UDP-N-acetylmuramoyl-L-alanine--D-glutamate ligase, whose translation MSTAHIIGLGKSGLAAARLLKQQGWQVTVSDRGTGDSLSQQQHLLAQDNIPVSLGHVFDPKTAQHLDLLVISPGVPWDLPNLQQARHLGIETIGEMELAWRYLQTYPWLGITGTNGKTTTTALAAAIFQGAGLKAPACGNIGHAACELALTVTQQDHPLDWVVAEMSSYQIESSSTLTPRIGIWTTFTPDHLNRHQTLENYYNIKAKLLQSSDVQIFNGDDPHLRKHREDWPNAYWTSVDNDPSLTPFAAIDGDWVVVDGARIVSIQALQMPGRHNQQNLLMAVAAARLAGIKPEAIAQAISQFRGVPHRLEVIGTWQDIRFINDSKATNYDAALVGLTSVRNPVILIAGGDPKDGDATTWLEAIQRQAAFVLLIGDAAESFAQMLDGVGYSEYKIVGTLEAAVEVSRDLAQKYQAQTVLLSPACASFDQFPNFEVRGQVFQELCERFL comes from the coding sequence ATGTCAACCGCTCACATTATTGGATTAGGAAAATCGGGACTCGCTGCAGCCCGGTTGCTGAAGCAGCAAGGTTGGCAGGTCACCGTCAGCGATCGCGGCACCGGGGACTCCCTCAGCCAACAGCAACACCTCCTCGCCCAAGATAACATCCCCGTCTCCCTGGGCCATGTCTTCGACCCCAAAACCGCCCAACATCTGGATTTATTAGTCATCAGCCCCGGCGTTCCCTGGGATTTGCCTAACCTACAACAGGCCCGACACTTGGGAATCGAAACCATTGGCGAGATGGAACTAGCCTGGCGATATCTACAAACCTATCCCTGGTTGGGAATCACCGGAACCAACGGCAAAACCACCACCACCGCCCTAGCCGCCGCCATCTTTCAGGGGGCTGGACTCAAAGCCCCTGCCTGTGGCAACATCGGCCACGCCGCCTGTGAACTGGCCCTAACCGTCACCCAGCAAGACCACCCCTTAGATTGGGTTGTCGCTGAGATGAGTAGCTATCAGATTGAGTCGTCGAGTACCCTCACCCCTCGGATTGGCATTTGGACGACGTTCACTCCAGACCATCTCAATCGCCACCAAACCCTGGAGAACTACTACAACATTAAGGCGAAACTTCTCCAGTCCTCGGACGTGCAAATCTTTAATGGTGATGACCCCCATTTACGAAAACATCGAGAGGACTGGCCCAACGCCTATTGGACGAGTGTTGATAATGACCCCAGTTTAACCCCCTTCGCGGCCATTGATGGGGATTGGGTGGTCGTGGATGGGGCGAGAATTGTCTCCATTCAAGCCTTGCAAATGCCCGGCCGTCATAACCAACAAAATCTCCTGATGGCTGTGGCGGCGGCCCGGTTGGCAGGGATTAAACCCGAGGCGATCGCCCAAGCAATTTCCCAATTTCGTGGCGTTCCTCATCGCTTAGAAGTCATCGGCACTTGGCAAGATATTCGCTTTATTAATGATAGTAAAGCCACCAACTATGATGCCGCCCTGGTGGGGTTAACCTCCGTTCGTAATCCTGTAATTCTCATTGCCGGGGGCGATCCCAAAGATGGCGATGCAACCACCTGGCTAGAGGCGATTCAACGTCAAGCGGCCTTTGTCTTGCTGATTGGCGATGCAGCGGAATCCTTCGCCCAGATGCTGGATGGGGTGGGCTATTCTGAGTATAAGATTGTTGGAACCCTAGAGGCGGCAGTGGAGGTTTCCCGAGATTTGGCCCAGAAATATCAGGCGCAAACCGTCTTGTTGTCTCCGGCTTGTGCCAGTTTTGACCAGTTTCCTAATTTTGAAGTTCGCGGTCAGGTGTTTCAAGAGTTATGTGAACGTTTCCTATAG
- a CDS encoding Uma2 family endonuclease → MRPLLLKLDQVEFTDEQFYQLCCNHDELRFERSPQGDLIIMPPVGGDSGNREAELTIDLGVWNRQTGLGYVFSSSTIFRLPNGASRSPDVAWVQRERYLGLTPDERRKFPPIVPDFLIELRSATDSLEMLRRKMQEYQEVGVRLGWLINPQQQQVEIYRLQEPVEIRDFPADVSGEDVLPGFQLRIGDWTPERVSSCHD, encoded by the coding sequence ATGAGACCGTTACTGTTGAAGTTGGATCAGGTTGAGTTCACCGATGAGCAGTTTTATCAACTCTGTTGTAATCATGATGAACTGCGGTTTGAGCGATCGCCCCAAGGAGACTTAATTATTATGCCCCCGGTTGGTGGAGATAGTGGAAACCGAGAAGCTGAATTAACGATTGATTTAGGAGTCTGGAACCGTCAAACGGGACTGGGGTATGTGTTTAGTTCTTCGACCATTTTTCGCCTTCCCAATGGGGCCAGTCGCTCCCCTGATGTGGCTTGGGTGCAACGGGAACGCTACTTAGGGTTAACGCCAGACGAGCGCCGCAAATTTCCCCCCATTGTCCCGGATTTCCTGATTGAATTGCGCTCAGCAACGGATTCTTTGGAGATGTTGCGCCGTAAGATGCAAGAGTATCAGGAGGTGGGGGTACGGTTGGGATGGCTGATTAATCCGCAGCAGCAACAGGTGGAAATTTATCGTCTTCAGGAACCGGTGGAGATACGAGATTTCCCGGCGGATGTGTCGGGGGAAGATGTGTTACCGGGATTTCAGTTGCGGATTGGGGATTGGACTCCTGAACGGGTGTCTTCATGCCACGATTAA